A single window of Nicotiana sylvestris chromosome 3, ASM39365v2, whole genome shotgun sequence DNA harbors:
- the LOC104232410 gene encoding membrane steroid-binding protein 1-like, with product MALELWENLKDSITAYTGLSPTTFFTAVALALAFYYVVSELFGSTDHGHQQRSRNFEEQVQPLPPPVQLGEISEKELKEYDGSDSKKPLLMAIKGQIYDVSQSRMFYGPGGPYALFAGKDASRALAKMSFEEKDLTGDISGLGPFELEALQDWEYKFMSKYVKVGTVKQTVAVSDGAANGESVESTDREAKPAEGVASESAKPSEDGPSESVAETVDKSDDDAEKKD from the exons ATGGCCCTAGAGTTATGGGAAAACTTGAAAGACTCCATCACAGCTTACACAGGTCTCTCACCTACAACATTTTTTACAGCGGTTGCTTTAGCACTTGCTTTTTACTATGTTGTCTCGGAATTGTTTGGTTCAACTGATCATGGTCACCAGCAGAGGTCTAGAAATTTTGAGGAACAGGTGCAGCCTCTGCCACCTCCAGTTCAGCTTGGAGAGATTAGTgaaaaggagttgaaggagtatgATGGGTCTGATTCAAAGAAGCCTTTGTTGATGGCTATTAAGGGTCAGATCTATGATGTTTCTCAGAGCAG AATGTTCTATGGACCTGGAGGACCTTATGCACTTTTTGCTGGAAAGGATGCTAGTAGAGCTCTCGCCAAGATGTCCTTCGAGGAAAAAGATCTCACCGGTGATATCTCTGGCCTTGGTCCATTTGAGCTTGAGGCCTTGCAAGATTGGGAGTATAAATTCATGAGCAAGTATGTCAAAGTTGGGACTGTCAAGCAGACAGTGGCAGTAAGTGACGGTGCAGCTAATGGTGAATCAGTTGAGTCAACTGATCGTGAAGCTAAGCCAGCAGAAggtgttgcatcagagagcgcaaaGCCATCAGAAGATGGTCCATCCGAAAGTGTTGCTGAAACTGTGGACAAGTCTGACGATGATGCTGAAAAGAAGGATTAA